The stretch of DNA tttctcataatatacattgcagtaTCTCCTCATTTCTCATAGTGTATGAACGGTTCGCGcctcagcacttgatacacagtgatatgaACGGTAATGATGGCGTCAGTTTTACCATATTGATTCGAGCTCGAGTCAtcatcctttggaagtgcatgcaaagtggatttgctttggcAGCACAGAAAACGACATCTTATGAACAACATGAaacaaactcttccaggcctcacttacaactacagtgtttgagggcgggtcaaagtagacgttgttcacaattttacattcacaaacagctatattacacactgcatgaaaggtaatatttgaaaaagcatAACAGGGGCACTTTAgggtatttatctgacaaaagtatttgaaaatatgGCAAACTAAAAGTTAAATGTCATCGCTCAAAAATCTGTGATTTTTAccttgaaaaatgtatttaatttaaaatagactttttacttttttacttttaccAATTTTTTGCCATGGTTTTGTGTGCGACTTTGTCTGTGATGTttgtttaaaggggacctattatgcaaaatacacttttataaggtgtttgGACACTGATGTGTGTCAGCAGTGTGaaaacaaccagcctataatggtaaaaatccactcactcattttttttttgtataattccCATAAATCAAAAGCAGTCTCTTCAAATGAGCGGATTCAGATTCCCCTCTACAATGACATCATTGTAGGGTGAAGCCCCGCCCACAGCCTGTGACGatctgccctattagcatagACACAGCCCTGAGTAAGCCACAGCAGTACGCCATTTCTGTAGCTGGAGTTGTACAATGTCTCCGCCAAAGAAGCATTACAAGTGACCAATGAACATAAGAGTCTCCATAGACTCCCGCCATCTGAGTCACTGAGGACATTGTggttaaatttaattttcaaagGAAATGTCTTGAAGAAAATCAGTAAAGTCTTGTACATTCGCAAACGAGGgtctttttaatgaatccgTTTCAAACATATAAGGCTGAACACAActactgacagtttctgacattttcagtgcgtgagattgtcctATTTTGTTTTTGCCAGTGTTCTGCAATCTGTCCTACACTGGTATGCCGGAGCATGAGCTcctgaagctccgccctcttctcaAAAAAGGGgcccaggagcagcagctcatttgcatttaaaggatcatgaaaccccaaaacactttttctgagatgtaaacagatatgtataggctgcacaatactgaaaacactaaaggtagtcattaatgtaattcataagtgaaaaatagttatttttgcatttttcagagcgatttctgtcttccggtttgaaaagctgagtcggagcaacgtcacaaaatctgacatcatcgtgtactttcggcccaagtatgggcatgatcgaacatgctgacgtagaCCTTTTCGAGCGATTCTCgacatatattcatgacataaagctcatttaatccaatcactgcgctgtataattgcagtattatgcatgaggaagtatcacttctctcgcctcggtctcttgtcattcagagactTATTGTTGGTGTTCATTTCttcagtgctacaacacaatgtgttttcctgagatgcgaccagagcagaggtttgtgtgcatgtggattgttttgctgtaatctaccagcacaatTGGAAAATATGTTTGTGTTAGATGGCATTACAGCAGAGAAttaaaatgtcacaaaagtgcggcttattcacctctgcctgctctagctgcgttCAAACACGCGAGCCGTAGGCTGTTTCCTTCAGAACAGCAGCacgtgttgtttgtattttgctcgcgatgcggtcagaactggagtttgtAAACgtacacatgaaaaatacgacTGTTATTATGCTATACACGCGGAGCGCGCATATGATCGGTTTCAGCgagtttaataacactagccacgtgACACATAGttcatacagaataaagtatccgtgtttaaagtttttatttcacacattctccagcaccaaacattaaccagcacggtgtagttatgcacacGTATTTCATCAAGttttcttcaaatgaattatatgtgcaaactggacactgatacagtggtgtagccGATATGAACGCGACGACACAATTATTCTAAtagacaaaagactgattttgagactgcagtgctcgTAAACGTAATCAATgtagcctattattagccctattaaatattctttcacaTTTCTCCCATGTGCTTGTGAGTTTGTCATTTTCCCcatgctcatatattaatattcattattgtgtataatgagtgtgttctatgtctgtgcttcattggttgttctctcccttcttctccccctctacactcccacttttccagagctttacatgTCCATTTTTACTGAGTTTTTGCAGCTCAGAGGTGTGAACAACCAGGCtaaaacaggggggtttcatgaccctttaaagggacacacataaaaactgcatgtttttgctcacccccaaaaagtggcaattttaacatgctataagtTATCTGTGGAATATTTTAAGCTAAAAATTCACATACacacttattttacatcttgtaaaaggggcttaataggtcccctttaaagtttGAGAATATGTATGATTAATTTTGTTGCTTGTTTGCAAATAAGAAAACCCAATAAactataaatcataaaaaaaaaaaaaaaaaaatttgccaTTGACTCATTAAAGTTATAGAACAAATTGCACAACGAGTGAATCCTCTTCATTCACAGATTAAATGATGTATAATTACTGAGTGTCCTTGTGCGTGTTGTCCACAGTGCTGTTTCTTTGAGATAACCTTGTTTAGCTGTTTATCCTGAACTGGTTAATCAGCTTTCATGCACTGCCTATGTGCGGGCAGAGTAAATCTCAATGCCGAAGTGTCAGGCGCACATATCCTAACGATTAAGATGGACACAAAACTCACAGctgacacatacacacagttcAATATGGGTTAGGCAGGTGTCAGTACTGCTGCTTCATCTGGACTGGAGAAAGAGCTCATGGATTAACACACATACCGGCTGCGCAGGTCAGGGACTTTACTAATGCGATTACAGTTTGATCACACTGTCGAAGGAAAAATGGTCTGAATTCTGAGCTTCTAATAATAGCTATGCTGTCAGATAGCTCATATACGTCTGCAAAATGTCtatctggaaagcatctgctgtgTACAGACATCTGAGAAAAGTCTTTAAGACgtcagttttacatacattctaaatcGTAAACATCTTAAGGACATTTTCTAAATGTCTATTTAACATCTGACGGGAAATGTCTAAGAGACGTTTGCAGATGTGCAAAATACATCTTTCAGATGTAAACACGCACATCAAATAGACATCTCTGAGATGTATGTTTGCTGTCAGGATACTTGTGAACAGTTAATGAATTcctgattaattattaattcttgatttaattaaattgctttttttacCCTCCAGAGAATGACGGGTGCTCGAGTTCCGTCCTTGCGATGGAGATGGTGGGCACTCTGGCTTATTCTTGCTGGATCCTTTGGGTCTTTTGCTCTTTTTCCCAGTATTCTTTACAGTGTGAACAACACGAATATGCATTGAACGCTCACGATCCTGTCCACTGAGGAAATCAGGCAAATCGTTGATCTGTGAGGAAAAGATAGAGATTTGTGTTGACATCaagcccgttcacaccaagaaagataactataacgataactatattagcgtccacaccagcgAACGATAtcgttctgttgtttattctaTTCTGCCGCTTTGAATGCCTGCACCCTTTAAATTttagattctgattggctgtcagtgtttttatcgttcatcagctggataaaatcgttctgaaagtgattccaacaatatcgtttctctgtgctgtgatcattatagctgtggtgtgaactctgctattctttaaTACTGAGAAGGATTTTTATAACTTTATCATTATCTTTACagttatcatccttggtgtgaacgggcctttaagCCACTTGAAGTGGGAATGAATGACCTTTTAATAACGTCTAATCATCAGTAATCAATTagcatcattaatatgtatatttatatataaaatgtgcatATATTGCATTCCCAGCCAGCAGCAAGCTGTAGATAATGCAGTTTCTCCTAAGAGATAAACTGTCTTTCCTTGGTAATTCTGCCATTGTGACATTTACAAGCTTCATCCGTCCGTCTTTTACAGTCTTCTAGTACCAAAACGTTCCATGACTCATGCTTTGAGCTGTGTAAGTGCATAAGCTTACCAAACAAACCTTCTTTAAGCAGTTTAACATGACAGGATAAGTTAACATCCTCACTATTATTAGCGTTGTCTTGGCAGTACTGCAGCTTAGAAGACAGTCGTGCTTTATCtgacatttaaaacacattgaCTCAGCGGCGAGTGACGTATGATTTAAAactgataaataaataacaagtaaaTAATATTACATAATTAATAATAGCATGCAATGAGTAATTTAGGTTtaacaaatatacaaaaataagaCTATTGCCCTGTAAAATGCCTCAAACAGGGTTCCCACATTTCTTAGCTGATGTATTTCCATGATTTTCCAAGACTTTCGAGAGTTTAAGAGTCATTTCTagctcaaaaaatgtttttgacctAAGCGTAACAACACAAATGTATATTTCCATCTATGACCTTTTAGGATTTTATTAATTGTAATGACTTCTCCAGGACTGGTGACACTTTTGAAATTCCTGATATTTCCATGTTTTTCAGGACTGTGTGAACCCTTTTCAGACGATTAGTATGCCCAagttaaattatgacaataaatgctgcaatacagattttgaatttgaatttgtgcACGAAGTCAGCGTTTACATTTATCTATGCAACTTTTCAGGGTGGTTATATAGTGtctattttgtttattttttattgttaatatACTACTAATGTGCATATTGCATTCTATTGTACTGTTATTGCACTAAATTGTGTTTTAGGCTACTGTATTATGCTTGTGCTGTTTGAGTAAACGCATTAATCAATCTACATGCAAATGTGGAAATAAAGCACTCTATATTGATAGATGAAATGAcaacattaatatatatatatatatatatatatatatatatatatatatatatatatatatatatatatatatatatatatatatatatatatatatatcttgctCTCACCAGCTCGATGCTCGTGACGTGTCTGAAGCTGAGCGCCTCTCGCAGCGCGCGCGGGTGATACTCGCTCAGATACACGCGCTCATCGGTCAAGATCACATGCATGAAAACCTTCTTCACCGACCCCGAGACCACCACACACGGCTCGTAGACCCGGATCCGCTCGTACACATCCCGACTGGTGTTTCTCTTGAGGAAAGTGTCCAGTTTGCTGTTGTTCTGGCTGAGCAGCCCGTGCGCGCTGGTTCTGGCCATGGGAATGTCACCTTTAACACCTCGCTCACTCACTCTACGTCCCATATCCTGCGCATGCTGTCATATTAAATGTAATGCATAAGTTATTAATAGATTCATTCACTCCTTCCCTGCCGTGTTGTCTGTAAGGTGTATTCTCGCGCTCTATGCCTATTTGACTCATGTTAATGGGAGAGGAGCAGCGCTCTCGTTGCGCATGCGCAGCCACCTTTATAAATAGTGCAGCATGGCTTGGCTCTTTGTTATGAGGAATGTATACAACATGCAACAATCGCAAAagataaaaaaggaaaattaaatgaatataaaacGTTACATCTGATTAAACTGATAAAATGCTTTTATGTTACAGGGGGCGTTTGGAAAGACTTGTCAGTGAGTAAATcagaatattatttttttgactgatctatatatattgtataataatGTAGATACAAAAGATGCCCTTTTCGTTTGAGGAGGAAAGATGGGTGTCTGAGATTGTTTTGCGGTTTAATGAAAGAGAAGAGTGCGCTTACTGTTTCATGACCGCTTTTGTGGTCAGAGCCACAAGCTTGCAGTCTGAAATGACTGTGGAACAATTGCGGCATCTTGTGGACATAGAGGCAAGTCAGTTTTGAGCAAACGTTTCCATTTCTTATTGATGGAGTATGTGTGGAGTATAAATGAACCTGGGAGCAATCGCGAGCTATCTATGAAAGCATACTATCAAAGCCCTCTAAAACACGTCAACGAGTACAGCAAGGAGCAAAAAGAGTCACGAAAGACGGTgttaaactacctcatgtctcaaagcacataacattacaataataatgaacatagctTAAAGAGCACTAacctgtaccacctgactgcattcggaccgaatgcaatgattggtcgaacattttatggtcctaAGCAAATCCTTTACCCTGCCTTTAATGTACAAAAAAGCCATTTTGCATTGTTAAAATGGAGTAGGCTATATAGCAGTAGAATTTTTAAACATCAAGATTTTATTACTTGAAGATATAttactttaaataataaaaagcaatCTACTTTTCAGTGCAACAAGATCCATGGAAAAGCCcagtcattcagtcactgctaaATTTACTTTTCCTTCACAGTGTTGCTTCCTATGTAAACCTGCAACTGCAACATGACATGCCAAAGCTGGAAAAGATGAGCTGAATAATTTGAGAGTCGGCTAATTAGAAAGCTTTAGCACAAGTAGGTCAGTTTGACTGGACCCAGAAAGTCAGGTCCTAAATATTAAACGTACATGTGAATTATCAGTGAAACCAAAAAAAATATCACCCATTATTTTTTACAAGcactttatatataaaaaatatttgcatgacTCTGTGGTGAGACATTGTGggcaataaaaaaattcaagacagataataattttaatctttttatttgttttgttttaaacaaagTCAAGTTAAGTATCATAAGTTTATTAGATCCCAATGTCTGTCCGTAATCAGGACATCAATGCAATTCTCCCATACTcccataaaaaacataaaaaatattaaaatgatgcTCTAATGTGACCTGACACAGCTggatttttaaattttagtgaGTGTGCGCAAATAGTCTGAACCTTTgccacaaaaataaaaagtactaGCTGAAAATAAAACCTGGAGTGGATCACAGTACCAGTATGGAGTACCACTAATTCTCCTGTCCAGGAAACTACACAGAGGGCCTGTTTAGAGTCATTCAGAAATGTTCTTACATATGCAACATACTAAATGTAATTACTACACAGAGACCCACCCATGGTCCAATATCTAGATCTAGTACTGTGTAGAGATCTAGGTGGCTCTAGCTTGAGTCCATCATTTCTCTTGCTTTTCTGAACCCCAGTCACCCTACAGGAGCCGTTTGCATGTAGGGGCCGTAATCCGTGACCATGGTGACAGTTGTAAAAGTTCTGAATACTCAGAAATGTGTTGCTATGGCCACAGACGCTGTGGAGTGGCATTGGGGTACGGCGGCAGAGCAGGCTGTTCGGTGGGGCTTTCTGTGGGCGGAGGGGTGGAGAGGCGGAGGTAGATGGGCGCACTGGGTGCAGTCGGTACAGTGGGTGTGGGCACTCTCTGCAGGACCACATGAGGGTACATCTGACTTTCCGTACGGTAAAGCCCAGGAAGAGGAGCTTTTAGGAGGTTTTCCTGACTCCTgcaaaacaaacacagtttggaGTCAGAAAGAATtatttttggggggaaaaaatgtatGCCTTTTTTATGATTGGATAAAATAGAGTAGAATAGAATGCAACTTGTTGCTACCACTTTTTCATGAGTGGActaaatagaatagaatagaacttGTTGGTTTAGCTTTTTCATTATTAGAGTAAATAGAATAGAATTGATCTTGTTGCTAGCCACCACTTTTTcacaatagaatagaatagaatagaatagaatagaatgcaACTTGTTGCTACCACTTTTTCATGAGTGGActaaatagaatagaatagaacttGTTGGTTTAGCTTTTTCATGATAAGActaaatagaatagaatagaacggAATAGAACTTGTTGCAAGCTACCACTTTTTCATGATTGGACTGAATAGAAAATAATAGAATGCAACTTGTTGCTACCACTTTTTCATGATTGGACTAAATAGAATAGAAAAGAATAGAACTTGTTGGTTTCACTTTTTTACTTTTGGactgaatagaatagaatagaatagaatagaatagaatagaatagaatagaatagaatagaatagaatgcaATTTGTTGCTACCACTTTTTCATGACTGGActaaatagaatagaatagaacttGTTGGTTTAGCTTTTTCATGATTAGActaaatagaatagaatagaatggaATAGAACTTGTTGCAAGCTACCACTTTTTCATGATTGGACTGAATAGAAAATAATAGAATGCAACTTGTTGCTACCACTATTTCATGATTGGActaaatagaatagaatagaatagaacttGTTGGTTTCACTTTTTCATGATTGGACTTAatcaaatagaatagaatagaatagaatagaatagaatagaatagaatagaatagaatagaatagaatagaacttGTTGCTACCTCTTTTTCATGAttgaaataaatcaaataaaatagaatggaatggaatggaacTTGTTGGTTTCACTTTTTCATGATGAATGGACTTgcaacttttattcagcaataatgcattaaaatgaaaatgacatttataatgttacaaaaaattctatttcacataaatgtagttttgaactttctattcagcaATGAGtcttgaaaaaaatgaaaaaacatttctaataATGTCTCATAGCTAATTTAACAATTCACCATTTCTCACCTCTGATACCCGCGGTTATCATAACCAGCCAGTCCCCCCATATAGACCGGGCTCTCAGGGGTCAAATGGGGGTCAAGGTGCTGGGAAAGATTGTAAATTTTAGGTGGAGGAAAAGCTTCCCAGTCTCCTTCATCTCTCTCCAGCCAGCACTCACTCCTCCAGGATGATTTGCGCTGGTCTCTCACTCTGGAAAGTCAGAGAAACAATTAGCATCCTATTTTAGGTTGCCTTTTCTCTTCTTCCCTAGTGTGTATGAACGTGCATACCTGCCCCGTCCGTCTGTCCGTTCTGCCCTCCCTTTGCTCATGCGCTCCTGCAGGCAGCAGATAATGAAGGACACGGACATGGCGAGGATGACGATGCTGCTCACTACCGATGCCAGCACGGCCACTCTCAGCCCGCGGTCCTCTGGTTTGGGAATGGCTACCACATTTACACAATAGTCCACATTGAAAATCTGGGATTGAATTAGCAGGAGTGCATTTCTTAACTGTTTTTATCTCTTTAAAACAGAAATGATGGCAGTGAACACAGACCCTCGCAGTCAGGCGGGTAGTTGCTCCATTGAGCGGTGTTGCTGCGCAGGACACAGGTGATTTTCTCGCTGCCCACCAGCTGGTATCCCTCGAGGCACCAGAACGCCAACACCATGCCCACGGACATCCCACTGCCCTTCTCTACATAGAAAGAACCTCGCCGTGGGGGCAGCAGCGATGCGCAGCTCAGGACTGCAAAAGAGACAAACAGATGGTTAGAAACCACTTTTAAATATGACTTCAACATACACTTGGATCAAacacagaatagaatagaatagaatagaatagaatagaatgcaACTTGTTTCTAtagcttttttcatttttagataatagaatagaatagaatagaatagaatagaatagaatagaatagaatagaatagaacttGTTTCTATTGCTTTTTAATGATCGGACtgaatagaatagaatgcaACTTGTTGCTGTCAATTTTCATGATTTGATTAAATCAAGCACagtatagaatagaatagattAAATCTAATAGAATGGAatggaatagaatagaatagaacttTTTGGTTTTGCTTTTTCATAATTGGACTAAATCAagcagaatagaatagaacttgttggttttgtttttttataattgtactaaatagaatagaatagaatagaatagaatagaatagaatagaatagaatacaaCTTGTTGCTACCACTTTTTCATGATTGGActaaatagaatagaatagaatagaatagaatagaatagaatagaatggaatggaatggaatagaatggaatggaatggaatagaatagaatagaatagaataaaactTGTTGCTACCAATTTTTCATGATTAGACTAAatcaaatagaatagaatagaatgcaACTTGGTAGTAATGCACTTAgattattatttcagatgcctttttaaaagactaaaaactatacaaaaatgtatatattatatataaaattcaacccgCAAAATTAGACTTAAGATTTTCGCCAGGTGAAGaatgaaggaaaaaaatacacctagcaaccacccagaacaccatagtaaCCCCCTAGTAACCAAccagaacactctagcaaccaaattaattaattaatactaTAGATCTCAACCAGGGGGCGGGGCCTACTAGAGGGTCTCAGTAAATTACCAAGGGGGCTGCAGGAtgacataaatgtattttaataaataaataaataaataaatatatatatatatatatatatatatatatatatatatatatatatatatatatatatatatatatatatatatatatatatatatgaatctACGAATCAtggttaattaatttaatataacaatattatcAATTTCTGTTAACAAAAAAGTTACAGGAAATATTTTATCctacaaaaaattaaatttttattttcatttaataaataataaataattataaataataaatattgataATCACAATATCAACGCTCATGTTTTCCATCAAAATGACACCTTTAAATCTGACTGTGCAAGTAATGTTTTTCTGGATCTTAGTTAACAGTACTTAGTTATCCTCAAGGGTTCAGATGAAAGCATTTTTCCTTCTCTCTTTCTATCAGGACCCATGGGGTATTTTCTCCCTCGCTCTATCCCATAATCCACCTCTCCTTCAGTCTCTCTGCATTCCCACAGAAGATTCAGTGTCTTCTGTCTTCTCCTACCGAGTCTTCATCATTGTACTGTCCATCTCCattgtcaatatacagtaaaattgaGCTCATATTGACTGTGTTGGAGTCAGTGTGATTAAGCTGGCAGGGTACACTTGATCGTGTTTATTGTTCACACCAGTTCGACTCCACAGAGTCCTTTGCTGGTCTCATTAAGCCCGGCTTAGCTGGCATGGCAATGCTGCTCACGCCAAAGCCCATTGCTAGCATTAAGCAATCCGACTCCatggcaaaataaataaataactcaactgtcactttttttttctcccctccCTGCCGTCTCACTCTCAATCCCATACTCCCCAAGGGTCGCACCAGAGAGGTTCTCTTAGAATAGAACATGATTAAATAAAGCATAGGGCCGTGCATTAAAAATTTATCACCCACAAGTCCCTGCAGCTGAGGAGGCTTGGATGATGCAGACTGACAACACGCTCCTGAACCTGCACTGACATAACACCACAAGATATTCTCCAGTGGGATAGTTTGAGAGGATCAGTTTGTCAATACATGATTATGTAACTTTAAGAAGAGTGTGGTACAACTTTTCCCGCTGTGCATTTTTAATGTGTAATTCTAACTCTGCCGCCCTCACAAGCTATTTCTGTGAGTACTGGCTTTCTCTCTTTAACACATTAAGTAATCCCTTTAAAGAAGTGACGTGGAAgcctctgtgtttgtgttgcaGGTAGATGGGTGACTTGGAGTGAATGGAAcaactttatatttttcataaaggAAATACATTATGCATTACGATTATTTGCATTATTATCATTGCAATTCATTTTCTACCAAATTCTTATTACTTTAATGTGCTCATATTTTTTGGGTTATGACTTTTCTTTATTCTACAATGAAAAAATGAagtgaaaaaaaattacaaatgtattattattgttattattattaattaaatttcagctcaaaatactccacagatcatttattatagcttgtcaaatttgcccctttttgggtgtgagcaaaaacacgccgtttttgtgtgtgtgtgtctttaaatgcaaatgagctgcagctCCCGAcacgctttccagaagagggcggagctttaacagctcacgctttaacaacaacaaagctgtagaatctcacgcagccaaaatgctgattgtcagtaacggtgttcagccttacattgttcaaaccggagtcgacactgatggagagactcaggaagaagcatttataatgaaactggatgtttctgaatggttaatggTCAATAAatttgtttgtgaagcagtccggtgtaaaataaCGGCATGGCAAAATCtttctcttctctaaagcagcccaataTGGCCTCTCCCCCTTTGTTGCTTGTTCATGGGGGTGGGGTTTATgcaaattttagggttagtgatgtcaccaacccaagaagaagcttgttgtagttccTACCTGCCATTTGTTggagtccttaaaaagcgatttctgtaaaagaaaatatctccctttgcatttgAACtttcataactttgcagatgttgtttatgctcaaacagcaatattacatactaactaaagataaaaaactgaaatcataatcaaccacccctttaatgtcCTTAAAATAGCCTTTGcctttacattaaatatatctctTTTTCTTCATGCAAAATATCATTTCTATAGGATGAAATATGTCCTGTGCATGTTCTTATCCAAGAGAGATCTTCTCAAGACTCCTTCAGGTTTGCAGTGCACTGAAAGCTGAAAGCAGGGCAAATTCTGTCACGGCCACGGTGGTGATAAACCCCCTCCATTTTACTTTCAAAGCTGG from Chanodichthys erythropterus isolate Z2021 chromosome 8, ASM2448905v1, whole genome shotgun sequence encodes:
- the zgc:162331 gene encoding uncharacterized protein zgc:162331, with translation MALKESLLTWGFLLWSMMWSSAQTFTPHEGSSVSPIFHRTTPPDTERGMNSTEAPTNNYTVLSCASLLPPRRGSFYVEKGSGMSVGMVLAFWCLEGYQLVGSEKITCVLRSNTAQWSNYPPDCEAIPKPEDRGLRVAVLASVVSSIVILAMSVSFIICCLQERMSKGRAERTDGRGRVRDQRKSSWRSECWLERDEGDWEAFPPPKIYNLSQHLDPHLTPESPVYMGGLAGYDNRGYQRSQENLLKAPLPGLYRTESQMYPHVVLQRVPTPTVPTAPSAPIYLRLSTPPPTESPTEQPALPPYPNATPQRLWP